CAGACAAGAAATGGAAAGGAAGAGGTAATAATCTAAAATGCAGTGATTTTAAAAGCGAAAAGCACAAAAATGCAACAAGGTCTAGGGGCTTTAAAGCGAGAAGTGAAGCGCACAATTTACAGAAATTAAAAAATATCTAACAATGTTTCAACAACATGTAGTGTGtaggcagaccttacccctaccccgggaggtagagaggttgtttccgaaaaaCCCTCGGCACAAGGAGGCAATGGAACAATAACAACCACATACATCAAGAAGACAGTGCCAACATTCTAAGAAtcagaaaaataaatgaaaatggCAATAATTGAATTTctattaaaataactaattttagCATCTAATATACAATAATACCGAGATTAATCCAACTCTTTAAAACCATCCTTAAAACTGAAATTCAAAGAagtttctgattcttgttgaatGTGCACCATTATTTGAAGCACAAACTTCTCTAAAGTACATGGCTTCACCTATGAAGCCATAATCTCTCAATTTGCAACGCTTCGTCGTTTTAATCAACAAAGCAATGACTTTTAATAACATTGCTTGAATGATATGTTGAATAAACATTTTTCGTTTCTGCCTTTGGTAGGCAATTGTTATTTGGTTCTCTTACATGATTCATTGAAAACAAAAGTGATTTGAAGTTGGTCAACTAGTATACTGGttaaacataaataaagggaCAACAATAATTAACGGAAATAAATAACGTTTAGCCAAGTTCAGGTCATACCACAAGAGGAAGGGTCAACAAGCTCCAAATAGGCCACAGAGCATAACAGAACCTGAAACAAACGACTCGTAAATCTCATTTGATCTAGAAGTTTCAAACTATATCTGTGTATTACTATTTGGATGCACAAATAATTCATGTGATCATTATATCACTTACAATAGGAAAGATAGGAGCCCAAGCACAGTAATGAAGGGAAGGGCAGCTGTACTGGAAATCTCCCACTTCTCATATGACTTCCGGACGCCCAAAGCCAACATACTTGTATATAAGAAAAACATAACATTCAAACCAACACCAAACATCCCAATGTATAGTGGTATTCTGCAACAAAAATGTGAAGAATCGATGAATAAAGCTCCCAATTTATGGCCAAAATGTGCAAGTTTTCTCGAAGCATTATCGGTGAAAAGGTCAAGCAGCTTTAGTAATTCCTAGATATCTCATGCATCTTACTAACAGGCAAACAGCTGCAGTTTGCTAAGTTATAAAAGGATGCTTATGTGAAAGAACAGCATGGATATCTGTATATTTTGGTATCCATCATTCCAAAAATGATCCTTAAACAGAAGTGAAATTTACATAGTCCAATAGCATTAGTGGTTTGAAGAAACTAATTAGGCATTTGGCAAGCTCTATATATGAATCCGAAAAATTTCCAAACTTCATATATGCTATATTTTTCCGTGTATTCCTACACATGCTATTTTATTTCTTCGATCTAGAGTGAATTAGAAGATGGACGCACTTACACACCATATCCAAGGAGAGGTGCCATGGTATATGTTGTttgctgatgatatagttctgattgatgagacgcgaggcggCGTTAACGGGAGActggaggtatggaggcaggccctggagtctaaaggtttcaagttgagtaggactaagacgGAATATGTGGAATGTAAGTTCAGCGACGTGACGGGGGAAGCAGATGTGGAAGTCAGGCTTGACTCACAGATCATCCTCAAGAGAGAGAGTTTTAAGTACTTAGGGTCAATTATCCAGGGAGATCGACGGGGATGTTACGCACCGtattggggtggggtggatgaaatggaggttagcgtctggagtcctgtgtgacaagaatgtgccaccgaaactcaaaggtaagttctatagagctgtggttagaccggccatgttgtatggagctgagtgttggccagtcaagaattcacatatccagaagatgaaagtagcataaatgaggatattgagatggatgtgtggacaCACTAGGCTAGATAAGATTAGTAATGAAGATATTCAGGAGAGGGTGGGTGTGGCTCCCAtggacgacaagatgcgggaagcgcggcttagatggtttggacacgtgcggaggagaagcctAGCTGCACcagttaggaggtgtgagcggttgccTTTGGCAGGTACAAGAAGAGGCAGAGGGCGGCCTAAGATTtattggggcgaggtgatcaggcaggacatggggaggcttcagattttcgaggacatgactcttgataggaacatgtggaggtcgagcattagggtggtAGGCTAAGGGGTAGTCGAGCTGGGGGTAGTCGAGAGTTCTTCCCTTTTTTTACCGGATAGTCTGATAGAGTTCTGTTTAGGTTTGTTAGCGGTCTGTGTTGTGTTCACATTGTTGTTTTGCTTAGTTttgtgttattgttattttctttctAGCTTTTGTTATTACatgccttttcttttgtttcttttttgatattattgtctcTCCTGTTGTGCCGAGAGtctcccggaaacagcctctctaccctcttcggggtaggggtaaggcctgcgtacactctactctcctcagaccccactagtgagattttattgttgttgttgttgttgtatggtATATTTCAAATTATCTTATCATTGCGTGCACACTCTTGCTAACGACACACTTAATGCATTGTTTCTCCATCTCTGAATGTaatgaagcaaaagaagaggTTTCGAAGGTTACTACCTAAACGCAAGGAGAAAATTGGTATTCAAGGCAGGTGCATTTTCAACTCAGTGAAAGAGTCCGATGCAGCCAATCCAAATGACCAATTATCAAGAGAAAAGAAGatgcaaaacaaatgaaaatatGACTAAAAATTAAAAGTGTACCTAGACAATTCTGACATCTAATAATTGGAGTGTCTCTAACATAAAAGTAAGTCACTTAAAGCACTTGAATTTGCTAATCATTTTTGCTATGCTACAGGATAAAAGCATTATAAACAAGCATATTGTTTCAACCAAAGAAAAAGCTTGTTTGGAAATCTTTCAACTAATAATTCAAAACAATATTTGACATGGTTTACATATGCAAGTGTAAAAACAACCAATCCAATTCAAGAAGCACAATAGCCAAAACATTAGCTACATCTATTCACATCATGTGAGTTAACTAAAACATCAAAGATGAGCAATATGCCAACAATTGAGGCAGTATTAAACTACACCATTTTTACTAATACTTGTTTGGAATTGAGATTAGatgttttttttctcttcaaaGAATAACCGATCATTCCATGTTTATTTACTTATCATTCTCTTTTTCCCCTCTTTCCCTTTTAGGTGAGCAAAACATTTATGCAGTCAAACTTCTTTATAACAGTCATCTTTTATATTAACACTTCACTATAACGACCAGGTTTTCCTTagaaccaattttcatgttatgttataatacatgttctctataacagcacTTCGCTATAGCAGCCAAAATAATGCTCGGAACTAACGAGGCTTTTATAGAGAAGATTGACGGTATATGAATAACAAATAGTTTACTCTAAAGTAATCTATGTCAAAGGAGAAATTGAACTCGTAGGCTTACCTCCTAATTCGACCATCATGCCACAAAAGGAAAATCAAATTATGATGCCAATCACCATAGTATACAATGAATAATGCAGAAGCAATCCAAAGAAAATTCTCTAAGATCTCAGTCCATGTCCTTGTCCTGGGAATTGGAATTGTATTTGATTGCGAAACGAACCTAGAACAAGCATCATCCTCAAGATCATCGCCACTCGAACCATACCCTTGACTTAGCCGCTGCCTCACATATCCACCACCACCAACTGGTGTTCCACCAAACATATTAACACAAAATTGTGCTATaccaaaaaaaatcaacaaatttCTCTTTTTTGTAACTCCTCCAAGTTATCTCATAAGTCAATTTAGCTGAAAAAGCCAATCAAACAAACCAGCTCCCAGGAaaaaaaaatctccaaaaaattctATAAAACCTAACAAAAATCCAACCCCAATTCACTTGTAAAGAATCAAAAAAATGCCAACTATATAACAATAAGAAGTAACTGTATCTCCCACCAGTTACCAAATTGCAGCTCATTCAACTATACCCTACATGCCCCCACTTGAATCAAGATTCATACAAGACTTAACTAAATGGCCCAATATCTAAAACCCATATCAAGAATACAAAATTCTCACAACcccaaatcaaaaatcaaaactttTTCACAACcccaaatcaaaaatcaaaactttTTCACAACTCAATTCATGAAATAGCAAGATTATTACTATAAATCAAGAAACCCCATCAGTACCAGAAAAAAGAGAACTCTTTAGGTTGAATTCTCGAATACCCAAAACGTAAAAACCCAAAGGTTTTTTCACATTAGAGTAATCAATGAACAATTAATGCATATAAGCACAACAAGTGTTGTTACTAATGACAAGAAAAGAAGACAATAAATGGTTTTTAAGAGACTTCGGTTGGGCTTTTTTTGGTTtgtagagagagagaaagagatctGCGCATGTAAGTTGAGAGTAGTGAAGAGATTGACAGTTGGGTAATGCCAGATTCGTTTCTTGTACCTTAGGTAGAATGTTTTTGATTGAAAACTTTTTAATATATAGTTCCCTTATTAAGATTCACTTTTGGAAATTTAAAATGTTTAGTTTAAGTTTATTGCAGTAAATATTAGAAATCACTTTCCCATATCTTGTTTTTTTGGGGGGGTTTCACCTTATGTTTCGTGCTGAGACCCCAGTTCGTCCTTAATAcgaaatatatataatttttagccgctcaaaaaaataataattaataaaatatataagtTTTTAATATACCGCATAGGCTcgctaaaaggaaaaaaaatccatATTAAGTTAAATTGTTATTTATAATGATAggcttttttcttcttttattttacaaaataatctTTATCTATCAACATATGGTAAAGGGGTGGGGGAGGTTGTTTTTACATAGTTAGCAAGAAAGTAAGAAAGGTCTAATTGAATTGTAGTCACTTTTGATTATCAAATTGAACTTGTGATATTATAATTTGAGTTGTGATCTCTAGAGATATGAATTGTTCCcttaataacaaaagaaaaatggagTTAAAACTAGCTGAATTAATGTCGTTTATGGTGGTTTTATTTCGATAAAAAAATTTATTCGTAATATTATTTTGTCATAGTATTTGTTCTCCATCATTGAAAATGTTAATGATTGTGAAACATATAAAAATCTGTAAGTATTATGCCTCATTATGCATatacaaaaaaattattaaaaaaaaataacatctTGGGATTAGCTTAAAATTCAATACAATATGTGACTGCTCCTAACGGAAACTAACTTTAtggtataaataaaataaagtggTTTTATGACACTACATCAGAGATGTTTTGagatataatattatatttgggtCGAGACAagaattgaaattttaaaatagtaGGACCATATTGCCTTTTGAGCCATGGCAAGAGTAATGTTCAAAGGAAGCATGCTTTGCTTGCCCACAACTCCACACCTTTATAAAAGTTTGTTTTTTTTAGATGTCCACTTGAGCCAAGAAAAACTACATCCCAACAAATATGGAAGGCCATCAAGAACCTTTTCATTATCTAATTTAAAAGATTATTGTTAAACAAAGCTTAAATAGATGGACTTTTTGAGGACCTGTGTATAGTAGATAATTTTTTGTACCCGACGTTTATATCAAATAAGTAATTTAATCTTAGCAGTTAAAACTAAAGTTATGATATATAGTTTTTTTTACATAAATAGCCAGTCGAATTCATTGATTACTTTTTTCAGCTGCTATATATATTATACGTTGATTATATACGTTTATACAcatttatatatggattatatatatatatatattatacatctgccgattatttttaatttaagcgatTGAATGAACTGCTATTTAGTTAATTCTtctaatatatattaaaataaaagtaCATTTTACCTAACTATAACTAAATGATAAATGTTCGTACAAAATatatttcttttgtattcatTGGTTTGGCATAAACATCATATCTGTGTAAGTTTATATCTGTGTAAGTTTATATTGACATGTATACTTTCTAGAATGAACTTGGAAGTCAGCTTTTCTTCATATATGTCATTGCCTCTATGGATGATATTATAATGGTAACAACTACAAATGGGTATACTATATGGAGTATTGGTTTAAGATAGATTTGAGTGGAGTtcatgttgatgaagcttctctTATTAGTGGTTTGGAAGTCTTGTCAGAAATTGTATCTTATTTATTGTGATGAAGTGTTTGGTTTATCTCTAATAAGTATTGATGAATGATGATGATTTAGATAAAGACAAATGAAATAGACCTAATTAAAATGCAAACTCCACTCTTTACAGCCACAAAAGGGAAGGTTTCTTGATTAAGCTTCTTTCTGTaatgttttgatgattgaaaacTGCCAAAACTTGACTTGAAAAGATACACTTTGAAAACATTTTCTCACCAAATCagactaaaaattatttttatctgCAAAATGATGTATGCATTAAGTGGTTTTTGCAAGAATTGTAGGCAGGAGAAAACAATATATTTACACAAAGGAGAACAAGAAAACTCTATATTATATACTAAAGTACCTAAAAGTTTCTCCAACTGATGGAAACAACCCAACAAACAATTTACTCGGCAAAATTGAATCCACAATGATTTAGCTATGAGCTATTGGATGTATGATATTGTCAGCTACACAAATTTGTACAGATAATTCTTCTTCGAATGGGGATGTTCTTTTCGCTAAACAGTAGAATTCTAGTTGCAACAACACTATTTAAAAGGAGACAGAAAAACTTCTGAATCGTGGACGCGGGAATTTGAAAATCTGCTAGTCAATTACAGGTACAAAAAGTTTCAGACAACTCAATGGCCTGCAGTACTACTTAGGCTTACCATATCCATTAAGGTCGAGTATAACACTTCCAAAGATAAGTAACCTAGAAATTTCCTTGTTTCTGATTCACCATTGTTGATGTCCATATTAAGTTTGCTTTCTTCAGAGAATTCGTCGTCCATCACCAACCACCATGAAATACATCCTTGAAGATCTTCAGGGTCCACATGTGCCACCAGACAGAGTGTTTCGCCTTGCTCTAGCTCAAATGACAAGGATAAGAAGTCCCGGTTTGCTTTGATACCAACCATAAGAGCTTCCTCGTGAAGCCACCGTATCACCTGGCTGGCAACCTGTGGAAAATAATAGCTTGAATTAAGGATATGTTGATGACCGCGTTTCTGCAAGAAGGAAGTGGCATAGCCTTCTAATGTAGATTGTATACCGATTTGTTAATAGAAAAGGGAGGGTACAGTTTTGGTgctttttgtatttctttttgtcATAACCAAGAGATCTCTGAGGGCCAACTGGCGCACGGTCCGAAACTTGGTGGATAATACGCAGCCCTCTATCCTTCTCCAATTAAATATTAGGTTTTTGTCTGTAATATCGTGTCATAAATCTTCcaagaaataaaacaacaaaaaaagattCAAAGAACTTGGATGGTTCAACGCAATCACAGAAAAGTAAGAGGAGCAAGTTCTAGGAAGAACAGAAGTTTATCAGGCCAGAAAATGAACTCTTTTTCATAGTATGTTAAACTTTCAGATATTAAAACACAAAAGtaaaaggaggaggaggaggaggacacAGACCTGCTGCAACAGTATCATTGGAAGATCTGACAAGTCACAGTCATATCTGTTCATGGGGCACGTAATATCAGGCTTCCCTTTGAAGAGGCCAACAACATTAGGAGCACCTTCCCCTTCCAGACTGATGCAATCATCACGTACCATGACTTTCGTACGAAAGTGAGATTTCACATTCTTTACATAGTCAGATGAGTGAGACAGGCTTCCTGCGTGGAGAATCGAATCAGGTACTTTCATGGAGAGCGTCCATGATGATCTTCGAGAATGCCAACTGGGATGCGATATCAACTGGACATATGGTATCCTGCTAACCTACAGATAGAACAAGAAATTCTTGAGATACATAATGATTACTTTGCCTGGCAGCTTATAAACCCAAAGAGGTAAGGTCATACCAGACTTTCAAGCTCCGCAAGGACTTTGTTTGAGAAGATCCTATGAGCTAGAGAGACGCAGAAATGTCCCAAAAGATTAGGGCCATCTTTCGTGGGCGGAGCAGACGTTTGAGTTTTACCCAAAGATGATAATCTCTTTTTGGCTTTTATAAACACATGTTCATGAAAAATTTGTTGCAAATAAATTTCAAAGCTAATTCGATTGGGAAACCCCAACTTCTTAAAGTCAAGTTTCCCTTCATCAAGCTCTGAAGCATCAACTGATTCAAGAGGCACAATAGCAGTTTCAGAATGCTCATCAGCCACAGCATTAGCAGTCTGATCATCTTCAGTAGATGGCACAAGTGAAATTGACAGAGAAGCTCCTTGACCTATGCTTAAACGTAACAAGTTTTCTTGTATTCCTGTCACGTCAACACCCAAAGCTGGATTAAATGCTTCACGATTAACCAAATCAAACACCTGCAATGAGGGCCATTAAAATAATCAGACATAGAATTAGGTcacaaaaaaaacgaaaaataaaactaaaagtgTATGAGAAAGCGAAAGGAGGGAACCTAGAAATATACCTGCTCATCAAAGATTGCTCGATGAACTTCACGGAGGGTTGAGTGAGTTTCTCTCACATGCTCATCATCAGTTTTTTCTCTCTTAGTTTCTCCAGAAGAAACCTCAAAAGAGCCCTTTGGTTTTGTTCTGCTTTCTTTTATGATGCCACTAGGTGCTCTTGCACCGAGAAACTCAAATTGAAGAGTGCGGCAGGAATTTGACGGCAAATTCACTGCCAGCATCCCAGCTGGGTCATGCTCAACACGCACCACAGATGCAGAAGATGGGCGAAATGCAACTGCCGGATCATATAATGAGTTGTCAAATAAATCAATGTAAAACCCTTCATTTCCAGAAGCAGCAGCAACCATCCGATGCCATTTAACCTTCCAATTTTGCTGCAATCTATCCGCTCATCAGGAAATACAAAGACAAAATTTTGAGGAAAGGCATAAAGACACGGTAGTCCAAATGATTGACTAGGTCTGTTCCCCAATGTACTAATACCATTAGTAGCCAAAAAGAACAAACCTGATAAGAGCACCATAGAATCTTGCTTCTCTAGCAACTTGTTGTTCCAATGCTTTGGCAGACTGCTTAAAATATTTCCCCAAATGctgcaaaagaaaaacaaaattatgATACGCATACAGCTTTAATGCTGAAGtgcataattcaaataagaaaaaaaccACGAATGCTGTCTACCAACCATAAGATTAAAAAATAATTCAGTGGATTATTTGTTTAACTCAATCCTAGAACTATAGATCAACCAAAACACCTTGCAGAagggacaaagaaaaatacacgGAAGCATTGCAGCTTGGTAGCCATGGAGACAGCAAGGTCCGACAGATGCTCGTTAGGCAATTGCTTTGGCCTGGTCATGCCAGCCACTGTCACTGCATCGTTTGCCTCCACCTGTATGCAGAACATCAGAGTCagtaatgcaataaataattcaCACTTTCCCTTTGGACTAATCTATTCAGCTTATTTTGCCTAGAAAAGGTGGGCATGAAGGGACTGAAGGAGGCAAATGGACTGAACAATTTCATGCCACCTTAAAATTAAGCCAAAAGCTTAAGTCGAATTCTCTAATACTTAGTTGTCTCTATCATTCTGACAATGAAGTGAAAATTGAGATGCCATCCTATCCATGTTTCTTCTACAAATTATCGATGAAACTGGATCACATAATTACTAATAATAAAATCAAGGGGGCAGAGTAACCATTGAATCAAATTCACTAAACTTGGAAAAATCAAAAGATAGTCATGGCTTGTTCTGCTTCTTTTTCTTATATAATACCCAATTTAATTTTTTTGAGAACAGAATTAAAACATGTGATTTGGTCAGTGCTTCATCACAACATAATAATACACTCAAATACTATCCATGTGAAAGGATCACAAAAGAGCCCAAATGACAATTGCTAGTTCAGCAACACATTCAATAAGTTGACTATAAGCAAATTTATGCAACATAACCTCACTGGACCAGaaggtcatgggttcgagccgtggaaacagcctcttacagaagtgcagggtaaggctgcgtacgatagaccctaATGGTCCGGTCCTTCTAcggaccccgcgcatagtgggagcttagtgcaccaggctTCCCTTTTAAAACCTCACTGGACCATAAAGAAATGGAAACCTTCTAAAGACACATACTCTGAGGCATGTGCACTATCTAGAACCAGTTACCCAAGTAGGTTAATTGACAATGAGGTTTAAAAGGAAACTGAGGAGGTGATTTCTTTTGATAAGTACGTCTTATGAACAAAAAGAGGCACTGAGGTGATGCACAACTTCATGAATATCATCAGACGAAgcaaaacaaagaaataaatggaAGAGAAGACAATAATACATCATTGACTCCCTCAAGTAGCTCGTTAATAGGAAAAGTTACAATATCCTAGGGAAATACTCCCACATTAGCAATATCTCCCTTCAATACAAGTCACTGCATCAGCTAGATATTTCTGCATTGCATATCTCAATTGGATTTCTAGAGCTTAAATCCACATGGCAATCCTTATTGAATGAGGCATCACCACATTTCACAAATATAGCTAAGCATATGCTCTACAAACTGAGCTAACTCATTCTGAAGCAAAACTCTAACAGATAAGTTAGCAGCACTTTGCCAAAGCCTCACTTCTCTTTCTGGAAATTCAGAACACAACTTTTCCAATAATCTACATGAAGGT
Above is a window of Nicotiana tabacum cultivar K326 chromosome 8, ASM71507v2, whole genome shotgun sequence DNA encoding:
- the LOC107829185 gene encoding uncharacterized protein LOC107829185; the encoded protein is MFGGTPVGGGGYVRQRLSQGYGSSGDDLEDDACSRFVSQSNTIPIPRTRTWTEILENFLWIASALFIVYYGDWHHNLIFLLWHDGRIRRIPLYIGMFGVGLNVMFFLYTSMLALGVRKSYEKWEISSTAALPFITVLGLLSFLLFCYALWPIWSLLTLPLVFTLFMACMVILPYLVLGSFKPQTDLLRTD
- the LOC107829186 gene encoding mediator of RNA polymerase II transcription subunit 17; translated protein: MNGDLEISVDKLPIKRLEFIEEGGAERFPSDIGYDEKTVNLIRRIDFAWAVEREEPKSKKQKKKSSSSSSTSTSSKETSSSNQQPWQWQTLVENLRLAHQELQVIIDLIHTVEANDAVTVAGMTRPKQLPNEHLSDLAVSMATKLQCFRHLGKYFKQSAKALEQQVAREARFYGALIRLQQNWKVKWHRMVAAASGNEGFYIDLFDNSLYDPAVAFRPSSASVVRVEHDPAGMLAVNLPSNSCRTLQFEFLGARAPSGIIKESRTKPKGSFEVSSGETKREKTDDEHVRETHSTLREVHRAIFDEQVFDLVNREAFNPALGVDVTGIQENLLRLSIGQGASLSISLVPSTEDDQTANAVADEHSETAIVPLESVDASELDEGKLDFKKLGFPNRISFEIYLQQIFHEHVFIKAKKRLSSLGKTQTSAPPTKDGPNLLGHFCVSLAHRIFSNKVLAELESLVSRIPYVQLISHPSWHSRRSSWTLSMKVPDSILHAGSLSHSSDYVKNVKSHFRTKVMVRDDCISLEGEGAPNVVGLFKGKPDITCPMNRYDCDLSDLPMILLQQVASQVIRWLHEEALMVGIKANRDFLSLSFELEQGETLCLVAHVDPEDLQGCISWWLVMDDEFSEESKLNMDINNGESETRKFLGYLSLEVLYSTLMDMVSLSSTAGH